A region of Acidimicrobiia bacterium DNA encodes the following proteins:
- a CDS encoding alpha-amylase family glycosyl hydrolase: MTTWWQSAVVYQVYPRSFADSDGNGVGDLRGVIDMLDYLSDTLGVDAIWLSPFYPSPMKDFGYDVSDFCDVDPIFGTLEDFDELLSSAHDRGLRIIIDLVPNHTSDRHPWFIESRSSRINPKRDWYVWRDPKEDGSPPNNWLSGFGGKAWRLDELTGQYYLHSFLVSQPDLNWRNPQVQEAMFDVVRFWLDRDVDGFRLDVAHLIMKDPELRDNPPAPFVDASFKALGEYDAQLHLYDKGHPDVHRVFRDLRAVVDSYPGDRFTVGEIHIFDFDEWAKYYGDDLDELHMPFNFSLIWAPWDAGRFRQLVEAVEASVPEGGWPNYVLGNHDERRLVGRYGADQARVAAMLLLTLRGTPTLYYGDELGLTNAEIPRDRQQDPWSLQEPTVESRDGCRTPMPWDGSPTAGFSPPGSAKPWLPIPDDHRQLNVDAQFENPRSMLHLYRRLLEFRRGSDVLRFGSYRSLRTAEGVFAYERTLGAERLVVALNFTEDERVVSTGPGEIEVSTDMDRDGPVQKRLILRSHEGVILRPA; this comes from the coding sequence ATGACCACCTGGTGGCAGAGCGCCGTCGTTTATCAGGTCTATCCGCGCAGTTTCGCCGATTCCGACGGTAACGGGGTGGGTGATCTGCGCGGCGTGATCGACATGCTCGACTACCTCTCAGACACTCTCGGCGTCGATGCCATCTGGTTGTCGCCCTTCTACCCATCTCCTATGAAGGACTTCGGCTACGACGTGTCGGACTTCTGCGACGTCGATCCGATCTTCGGCACGTTGGAGGATTTCGATGAGTTGCTGTCGTCCGCCCACGATCGGGGCCTGAGGATCATCATCGACCTCGTGCCGAACCACACCTCCGACCGGCACCCGTGGTTCATCGAGTCGCGTTCGTCACGGATCAACCCGAAACGCGACTGGTACGTCTGGCGGGATCCCAAAGAGGACGGGTCGCCTCCGAACAACTGGCTGTCCGGTTTTGGAGGCAAAGCGTGGAGGCTCGATGAATTGACGGGGCAGTACTACCTCCACTCATTCCTCGTCTCCCAGCCCGATCTCAACTGGCGCAACCCGCAGGTGCAAGAGGCGATGTTCGATGTCGTCCGGTTCTGGCTCGACCGCGATGTCGACGGCTTCCGGCTAGATGTCGCCCACTTGATCATGAAGGACCCTGAGCTGCGCGACAACCCTCCGGCCCCGTTTGTCGACGCCTCGTTCAAGGCGTTGGGTGAGTACGACGCACAACTCCACCTGTACGACAAGGGCCACCCGGACGTCCACCGGGTGTTCCGCGACCTGCGTGCCGTCGTCGATTCTTACCCGGGCGATCGGTTCACGGTGGGTGAGATCCACATCTTCGACTTCGATGAATGGGCGAAGTACTACGGAGACGACCTAGACGAGCTGCATATGCCGTTCAACTTCTCGCTCATCTGGGCGCCGTGGGACGCAGGCCGCTTTCGCCAACTGGTGGAGGCCGTCGAGGCGTCCGTCCCGGAGGGCGGCTGGCCGAATTACGTGCTCGGGAATCACGACGAGCGCCGACTGGTGGGAAGGTACGGAGCCGATCAGGCCCGGGTGGCGGCCATGCTCCTGCTGACGCTGCGGGGAACGCCGACGTTGTACTACGGGGACGAACTCGGGTTGACAAATGCGGAGATCCCGCGCGACCGGCAGCAGGATCCGTGGTCGCTGCAGGAACCCACCGTTGAGTCGCGGGACGGTTGTCGCACGCCGATGCCGTGGGATGGGTCTCCGACGGCCGGGTTTTCGCCGCCTGGGTCGGCCAAACCGTGGCTCCCGATCCCCGACGACCACCGGCAGCTGAACGTCGATGCCCAGTTCGAGAATCCCAGGTCGATGCTGCACCTCTACCGGCGCTTGCTGGAGTTCCGGCGCGGAAGTGATGTGCTCCGATTCGGGTCGTATCGCTCGCTCAGGACCGCTGAGGGCGTCTTCGCATACGAGCGTACGCTGGGCGCCGAGCGCCTCGTCGTGGCGCTCAACTTCACCGAGGATGAGCGAGTGGTTTCGACCGGACCAGGCGAGATCGAGGTCTCGACCGACATGGACCGGGATGGACCGGTGCAGAAGCGACTCATCCTGAGATCGCACGAAGGCGTGATCCTGCGGCCGGCGTGA
- a CDS encoding SRPBCC domain-containing protein: MESYEVTATINATPEAVWAVLVDASGYTGWDSGVERVEGSIAFDNKIKVYSKVNPGRAFSVRVTGLDVPSSMTWTGGMPFGLFKGVRTFTLTPESETVTRFDMREEYTGLFLQPIWRSMPDLLPSFKQFAKGLKDKAERPA; encoded by the coding sequence ATGGAGTCGTACGAGGTCACCGCCACGATCAACGCCACACCTGAGGCCGTCTGGGCCGTCCTGGTTGACGCGTCCGGATACACCGGATGGGACTCCGGCGTCGAACGAGTGGAAGGCTCGATCGCGTTCGACAACAAGATCAAGGTCTACTCGAAGGTCAATCCGGGTCGTGCGTTTTCCGTGAGAGTGACAGGGCTGGATGTTCCCTCCAGTATGACGTGGACCGGCGGGATGCCGTTCGGGCTGTTCAAAGGGGTACGGACGTTCACGTTGACGCCCGAGAGCGAGACGGTGACGAGATTCGACATGCGCGAGGAGTACACCGGTCTGTTCCTGCAACCGATCTGGAGGTCGATGCCCGATCTGCTGCCCTCGTTCAAGCAGTTCGCCAAAGGATTGAAAGACAAGGCTGAACGGCCGGCGTGA